One stretch of Thermodesulfobium sp. 4217-1 DNA includes these proteins:
- a CDS encoding thiamine phosphate synthase — protein MFYEKDVNRVLDANRNRCIEGLRVVEDYLRFIKNDSHNSSKIRDIRHEVSLILNFNLFQSRDIESDTGKDYSHSLYVDEDQVLKANLSRVKESLRVLEEFSRFIDTSISHRIMKIRFKFYEIEKELLSKNFESIYILADLSLVKDESDLFDGLNILVSNEINLIQLRAKKFSTKKIYELGSKIKELFPQIKLIINDKVEVAIALESFGVHVGEEELPFGVVRRLMGRGIVGATVHSVDDLRASQLASVDYIGVGAIYPSSTKPECALNGLGFLKKIRSLTTTFIYSIGGINSNNAKAVFDAGTDGICVGSGFWHAKDRDEELKKLINISTNKEEN, from the coding sequence ATGTTTTATGAAAAAGATGTTAATAGAGTTTTAGATGCTAATCGCAATAGGTGTATAGAGGGCCTTAGGGTTGTTGAGGACTATTTACGGTTTATAAAAAATGATTCGCATAATTCTTCTAAGATTAGAGATATTAGACATGAAGTATCTCTTATCTTAAATTTTAATCTTTTTCAATCAAGAGATATTGAATCTGACACGGGAAAAGATTATTCACATAGTTTATACGTAGATGAAGATCAGGTTCTTAAGGCCAATCTGTCAAGAGTTAAAGAAAGTTTGAGGGTTTTAGAAGAGTTTTCAAGATTTATAGATACCTCCATCAGTCATCGCATAATGAAAATACGATTTAAGTTTTATGAGATAGAAAAGGAATTGTTATCTAAAAATTTTGAAAGCATTTATATATTGGCAGATTTGAGCTTGGTAAAGGATGAGTCGGATCTTTTTGATGGACTTAATATTTTAGTAAGCAACGAAATAAATCTAATTCAACTCAGGGCCAAAAAATTTTCTACTAAGAAGATTTATGAATTAGGATCTAAAATAAAAGAACTTTTCCCACAGATAAAACTTATTATTAACGATAAAGTTGAGGTAGCTATTGCCTTAGAGTCCTTTGGGGTTCATGTAGGCGAAGAGGAGCTGCCTTTTGGAGTAGTGAGAAGGCTTATGGGGAGAGGTATAGTGGGTGCTACAGTTCACAGCGTTGATGATTTGAGAGCGTCTCAATTGGCCAGTGTAGATTACATTGGCGTTGGAGCAATATATCCTTCATCTACAAAGCCCGAATGTGCATTGAACGGTTTAGGCTTTCTAAAAAAAATTAGGTCTTTAACTACAACTTTTATATATTCTATTGGCGGTATTAATTCAAATAATGCTAAAGCTGTTTTTGATGCTGGGACTGATGGAATTTGTGTGGGAAGCGGCTTTTGGCATGCTAAAGATAGAGATGAAGAGTTAAAAAAATTAATTAATATTTCAACAAATAAGGAGGAAAATTAA
- the thiC gene encoding phosphomethylpyrimidine synthase ThiC, whose translation MTQRESALKGVYTDAIKYVAEYEGLSVDYILEQLSAGTICIPANINHKSMSYRGVGKGLKTKVNANIGTSSDFPNIEEEIAKLKIAIQSGADAVMDLSTGGDLIKIRETLLADCDVPFGTVPIYEVAVNALEKYGAIVKMDVDDFFNVIEKQGEQGVDFITVHVGVTRSSIERLRKQKRTADIVSRGGSFLTAWILHNDKENPLYENYDRLLEIAKKYDMTLSLGDGMRPGALADATDRSQIEELITLGELTKTALDYGVQVMVEGPGHVPIDQIETNIKIQKSLCQGAPFYVLGPLVTDVAPGYDHITSAIGGAIAGMYGADFLCYVTPAEHLGLPTLEDVKDGVIASRIAAHAADIAKGVKGALNWDLEMAQARKALDWKKQIELSVDPEKSSRVYNSRKSAEEQGCSMCGKYCAMKIVAEYLNVDLKKC comes from the coding sequence ATGACCCAGAGAGAGTCGGCATTGAAGGGCGTGTATACCGACGCAATAAAATATGTTGCAGAATATGAGGGTTTGAGCGTTGATTATATATTAGAACAATTAAGTGCTGGTACAATTTGTATTCCAGCGAACATAAATCACAAATCAATGTCTTATAGGGGGGTAGGCAAAGGGTTAAAGACAAAGGTTAATGCCAATATTGGCACATCAAGCGATTTTCCAAATATAGAGGAAGAAATTGCAAAATTGAAGATTGCTATTCAAAGTGGTGCAGATGCGGTAATGGATCTTTCTACAGGAGGGGATCTAATAAAAATTAGAGAGACTCTTTTGGCAGATTGCGATGTGCCATTTGGAACGGTGCCAATATATGAAGTTGCAGTGAATGCGCTTGAAAAATATGGTGCGATAGTAAAGATGGACGTTGATGATTTTTTCAACGTTATTGAAAAACAAGGTGAACAAGGAGTTGACTTTATAACAGTCCATGTCGGTGTCACAAGGTCCTCTATTGAGAGGTTGAGAAAGCAAAAGAGAACTGCAGATATTGTAAGCCGAGGCGGATCTTTTCTAACTGCCTGGATTCTTCACAACGACAAAGAGAATCCTCTTTATGAAAACTATGATAGATTGTTAGAAATTGCGAAAAAGTATGATATGACCCTGTCCTTAGGTGATGGAATGAGACCGGGCGCTTTAGCTGATGCAACTGATAGGTCTCAGATTGAAGAGCTTATAACTTTAGGTGAGCTTACGAAAACTGCTCTTGATTACGGTGTGCAAGTGATGGTCGAGGGACCGGGTCACGTTCCTATCGACCAGATAGAAACTAATATAAAGATACAGAAATCACTTTGTCAGGGAGCTCCATTTTATGTATTAGGCCCCTTAGTGACCGATGTGGCGCCAGGATACGACCATATAACTTCGGCTATTGGAGGAGCTATCGCAGGCATGTATGGAGCAGATTTTTTGTGCTACGTAACTCCAGCCGAACATCTGGGCTTGCCAACCTTAGAGGATGTGAAGGATGGGGTTATTGCTTCAAGGATAGCGGCTCATGCTGCTGATATTGCCAAAGGGGTAAAGGGCGCTCTTAACTGGGACTTAGAGATGGCTCAAGCAAGAAAAGCTCTTGACTGGAAAAAGCAGATCGAGCTTTCTGTAGATCCTGAAAAGTCATCAAGAGTTTATAACAGTAGAAAGTCTGCCGAAGAACAGGGTTGCAGTATGTGTGGCAAGTATTGTGCAATGAAGATCGTCGCAGAGTATCTAAATGTAGATTTGAAAAAATGTTGA
- the thiL gene encoding thiamine-phosphate kinase produces MLKIKDLGEFGFINSINPKETVADLKLGIGDDAAVISPPEGFDLVITTDMLVEGKHFLADTNPYAVGYRSMCANLSDIAAMGAIPKFYFISLGINPERDFDYIEDIYKGLNGLAEKFNTHLAGGDTIKSENTIISITLISYVEKSMAIKREGEIEVGDLIVSVGPLGYSGAGLEVIKNKFDGFDEQVEVFLYPYPQVIAGRILGQSKLIRVMMDNSDGLASCIENLVVKNGFGAMLFEEEIFDEKLKAIAEITNKEYLDFVFNGGEDFGLVAVVKRDSFLDISSSLKKSSDKVKIIGEVCDDKKVVLKKIDGSICAINKSGYTQF; encoded by the coding sequence ATGTTGAAAATTAAGGATCTTGGGGAGTTTGGTTTTATTAATAGCATAAACCCAAAAGAGACAGTGGCCGATCTTAAATTGGGAATTGGTGATGATGCCGCTGTAATTTCCCCACCTGAAGGTTTTGATTTAGTAATTACCACAGATATGCTTGTGGAAGGAAAACACTTCTTGGCTGATACCAACCCTTATGCGGTTGGGTACAGATCTATGTGTGCTAATTTGTCTGATATTGCTGCTATGGGCGCAATACCAAAATTTTATTTTATATCCTTGGGAATAAATCCAGAAAGAGACTTCGATTATATAGAAGATATTTATAAAGGTCTAAATGGCCTTGCTGAGAAGTTTAACACTCATTTAGCTGGCGGAGATACTATTAAATCTGAAAACACGATTATTTCTATTACTTTGATAAGTTATGTTGAAAAATCGATGGCCATAAAAAGAGAAGGAGAGATAGAAGTTGGAGACCTAATCGTCTCTGTAGGTCCCCTGGGTTATTCTGGTGCTGGTTTGGAAGTAATTAAAAACAAGTTTGACGGTTTCGATGAACAGGTAGAGGTTTTTCTATATCCATATCCTCAGGTTATCGCAGGACGTATTTTGGGACAGTCAAAATTGATACGCGTAATGATGGATAATTCTGACGGGTTAGCTAGTTGTATTGAAAATTTGGTTGTTAAAAATGGCTTTGGCGCAATGCTTTTTGAGGAAGAGATATTTGATGAAAAACTTAAAGCTATTGCAGAAATTACAAATAAGGAATATCTTGATTTTGTTTTTAATGGAGGAGAAGATTTTGGGCTTGTGGCAGTAGTGAAGAGAGATAGCTTTTTAGATATTTCTTCCTCTTTGAAAAAATCATCCGATAAGGTAAAGATAATTGGAGAGGTTTGTGACGACAAGAAAGTTGTATTAAAAAAGATAGATGGAAGCATTTGTGCAATCAATAAGTCTGGATATACTCAATTTTAA
- the rpsL gene encoding 30S ribosomal protein S12 produces the protein MPTINQLVRYEREKLTRKSKSPALQSCPQRRGVCTRVYTTTPKKPNSALRKVARVKLTNGFEVTAYIPGIGHNLQEHSVVLVRGGRVKDLPGVRYHIVRGALDAAGVQNRAQSRSKYGSKKPKK, from the coding sequence ATGCCCACAATTAATCAATTGGTTCGATATGAACGTGAAAAATTAACAAGAAAATCAAAGTCGCCAGCATTGCAGTCCTGTCCTCAAAGAAGAGGAGTTTGCACAAGAGTTTATACTACTACACCAAAGAAACCTAATTCGGCTCTGAGAAAGGTTGCTCGTGTAAAGCTCACTAATGGATTTGAGGTTACTGCTTATATACCTGGTATTGGACACAATTTACAAGAGCACTCTGTTGTTTTGGTAAGAGGAGGTCGTGTAAAGGACCTTCCTGGTGTTCGTTACCATATTGTAAGAGGGGCTTTAGATGCAGCCGGTGTTCAAAATAGAGCTCAGAGTCGTTCTAAATATGGCTCTAAAAAACCAAAGAAATAA
- the rpsG gene encoding 30S ribosomal protein S7 produces the protein MPRRGGTRVRPLIPDPVTGSTVVTRIINKVMWDGKKSKSEHIMYGALDIVEKAVGEPGVQALEKAIQNITPILEVRPRRVGGAVYQIPIEVVPRRGLALAIRWIVDAARARTGKSMTENLAQEIIDGFRGTGTGIKKREDMHKMAEANRAFAHYRW, from the coding sequence ATGCCTCGACGCGGTGGAACAAGAGTTAGACCTTTAATACCTGATCCAGTTACTGGCAGTACTGTTGTTACAAGAATTATTAATAAGGTTATGTGGGATGGTAAAAAGAGTAAGTCAGAACACATAATGTATGGAGCACTTGACATAGTTGAGAAAGCTGTCGGAGAACCAGGTGTCCAGGCTTTGGAAAAAGCCATACAAAACATAACGCCAATTCTTGAAGTAAGACCAAGGCGTGTCGGTGGTGCTGTTTACCAGATACCTATCGAAGTAGTGCCAAGGAGAGGTTTGGCTCTTGCAATTCGTTGGATTGTAGACGCAGCCAGGGCTAGAACTGGTAAGTCGATGACAGAAAATTTGGCTCAAGAGATCATTGATGGCTTTAGGGGTACAGGAACTGGCATTAAAAAAAGAGAAGATATGCATAAGATGGCAGAGGCCAACAGGGCTTTTGCGCATTATAGGTGGTAA